From Lolium perenne isolate Kyuss_39 chromosome 5, Kyuss_2.0, whole genome shotgun sequence, a single genomic window includes:
- the LOC127300169 gene encoding probable serine/threonine-protein kinase PBL16 has protein sequence MGNCWFRGISYVNRVSSTAKSETPKIQSPSERDRSDESRLPSNAREVEAMRLDSAARNPLTAFSFEELRKVTNGFRQDSLIGGGGFGRVYKGAVGTGEPLQVAVKVHDGDNSFQGHREWLAEVIFLGHLSHPNLVKLVGYCCEDDHRVLVYEYMPLGSVESHLFSRVMAPLPWATRMKIALGAARGLAFLHEAEKPVIYRDFKTSNILLDYDFNSKLSDFGLAKDGPVGDMSHVSTRIMGTYGYAAPEYIMTGHLTAMSDVYSYGVVLLELVTGRKSLDKSRPVREQTLTDWALPMLTHKKKVLAIVDPRIGFDDYPVRSVQKAAMLAYHCLNRNPKARPLMRDIVASLEPLQQPPLVPDDHTPSAS, from the exons ATGGGCAACTGCTGGTTTAGGGGGATCTCCTACGTTAACAGGGTCTCCTCCACTGCAAAATCAG AGACTCCCAAGATCCAGAGCCCGTCGGAGAGGGACCGGAGCGATGAGAGCAGGCTGCCGTCGAACGCGAGGGAAGTGGAGGCCATGCGGCTGGACTCGGCTGCGCGGAATCCGCTGACCGCCTTCTCTTTCGAGGAGCTCAGGAAGGTGACCAACGGCTTTCGGCAGGACTCGctcatcggcggcggcggcttcggcAGGGTGTACAAGGGCGCCGTGGGCACGGGGGAGCCCCTGCAGGTCGCCGTCAAGGTGCACGACGGGGATAACAGCTTCCAGGGCCACAGGGAGTGGCTG GCGGAGGTGATTTTCTTGGGCCACCTGTCGCACCCGAACCTGGTGAAGCTGGTGGGCTACTGCTGCGAGGACGACCACCGTGTGCTCGTCTACGAGTACATGCCGCTGGGCAGCGTCGAGTCACACCTCTTCTCAC GGGTGATGGCGCCGCTGCCGTGGGCGACGAGGATGAAGATCGCATTGGGCGCGGCGAGAGGGCTGGCGTTCCTCCACGAGGCCGAGAAGCCGGTGATTTACCGCGATTTCAAGACCTCCAACATCCTCCTCGACTACGACTTCAACTCGAAGCTCTCCGACTTTGGGCTCGCCAAGGACGGCCCCGTCGGTGACATGTCCCACGTCTCCACGCGCATTATGGGAACATACGGCTACGCCGCCCCAGAGTACATCATGACAG GGCATCTGACGGCGATGAGCGACGTGTACAGCTACGGGGTGGTGCTGCTGGAGCTGGTGACGGGGCGCAAGTCGCTGGACAAGTCGCGCCCGGTGCGGGAGCAGACGCTCACTGACTGGGCGCTGCCAATGCTCACGCACAAGAAGAAGGTGCTAGCCATCGTCGACCCCAGGATCGGCTTCGACGACTACCCCGTCAGGTCCGTGCAGAAGGCGGCCATGCTCGCCTACCACTGCCTCAACCGGAACCCCAAGGCGCGGCCACTCATGCGCGACATCGTCGCCTCCCTCGAGCCGCTGCAGCAGCCACCGCTCGTGCCTGACGACCACACGCCCAGCGCCAGCTGA